A window of the Archocentrus centrarchus isolate MPI-CPG fArcCen1 chromosome 9, fArcCen1, whole genome shotgun sequence genome harbors these coding sequences:
- the cabin1 gene encoding calcineurin-binding protein cabin-1 isoform X1 — MIRIAALNAASTAADESQDPLRNSKSQTKEAQEAEAFALYHKALDLQKHDKFEESAKAYHELLKTPLLKEAMPSDDQRVGLKHPGLMLKYSTFKNLASMAASRDDLETAIEFYLEAVMLDSTDVNMWYKIGQVAVRLVRIPLARHAFEEGLHCNPDHWPCLDNLITILYTLSDYTCCLYFISKALEKDHCYTKGLVLKEKIFEEQPCLKRDTMQMFMKCDMSIHYVEVEEEERKSIVEEGLEIRRRRQALSLSEPKPDLVLIQPIRSLSWKHLGESLLAMYRHQTTCEPPRPSLGRRIDLSEYRDPNVLQNLPQPSSPVSMGQTTVLSSSPSSSLPPVVFTEPAVVLQPGTQPQTITSQTTVEVNTSAPPLVTAMEVSLTDKVKKAPKRKRVVEDSGETAKRRSARVRNTKCKKEEKIDFQELLFKYLPSRLKKFDPDNDDESLSNLETQCDGKDNIQTLHGSCLPVDSVEYMKSEQQDVHNFLLDNMTNGGILDLMMQYLKAVGQKFMEEWPRGLTAVVLEVYQTWRKHSSGLPNPLLRDCSNQHIRGMLTMSLACMELQLEQWLHSKGKTATPRRSGSCPGNNTTDSEFPGQHFQGDLLLLALGASQRDLYEDDWLDVMVRVYWLKARFQALQGDMELALESYDVCIGLLQNKPKSPDGKHYTINLPNLRVDAAISVEEIDKRLKSLERCQSLEEIQRLFEASDFESVVRLLQPTLNYGSRSKPLEFVSSTPERPAQLTLLQNSLLKLQDYQQCLECSELALNEALQQLNSAPSSSPPSKEEWVSTIVKLLDGIEVCFNKESELLSNVPHFSSMARLANNLIQLIDLSMTISDDPKEPFFFSVLPWIILYRVIKHEEAAFHCMLRQHMSVGDDEDDSDTPMLPSSLMLLNTAHEYLGRRSLCCNSDGALLKFFVRVLEKEFATSTNNDSHPYKEELEMALEQCFFCLYAYPSKKSKARYLEDHSSPQVELLWSDAPFMFQYFKPKSLPEFDSYKTSTVSAELANLLRRFASIAPPSDTPVLTMDEVAGYIEGMTEKAPCLPEGSAPAPPIINEMYYLLADYHFKNKEQSKAIKFYMHDICVCPNRFDSWAGMALARASRIQDKLNSNELKSDVPIWKHSQAVLDCFKRALEIDSSNLSLWIEYGTISYALHSFASRQLKQWRSELPPEMVKQMEERRDSMLETAFQCFQGASRCEGDSDEEEWLIHYMLGKIAEKRRQPPVGYLQLYKKAAHYLHEEAARYPRKIHYHNPPDLAMEALELHFRLGATILKLLEAKEPDLDHELLFNLLVEAATGPFARGEEKSMPSMPRAHEKEKQPSMMDEDFNCSSVCIGNVLSSSLPSLATPGLTSPPYVATPFDHDYAKRKTLRRQQWQQQRHEEQQADASPEFDHDYCLPRSSIWLASLNERSQDSEVVLLSDSNSTQDAFTDPASSQDSSHKLASGKASSLSSESTTPVKDGQPASEDTASRGEHPGIQTEEKVIQEEIEGVVVVVSEAAAPKVSLDPCPNPIPVPATPPKPTSSQQATPQTPVSEGKRKPEPPAEVIEVPKALPSDRGDQKRMLVEMCVRALFLCLGRFPQHYKSLYRLAFFYANSKTHQNLQWARDVLLGSSVPWQQLKHMPAQGLFCERNKTNLFNGIWRIPVDEIDRPGSFASHMNRSIVLLLEVLSQLKDHDTLLKVSFMLQRTPDQGKKYLRDVDRQVLAKRAFFLTVKVLEDNLNSLTGVSEQLQKAPVASMGEMTTTDTSNKPSSDDSKHAVPKKPGLTEGTCATDTGPREASQAQLTPAPPISIDKGSKIQEGYSGKAETAGNEGHKAVPEEPMELDTGHWRKPSNTTDSQGTQTEAETSVSGVEPKQKVTDITRTPELSLEELSISSRQQQLQASAPKLTVAAGGTDQGLLRKPNRKRKLLEDVESGKTLLLDAYRVWQQGQKVMTYDLGRVEKIMSETYMLIKQVDEDVALDQAVKFCQIQLATSAQRQQAASDAPTTPKYTKEHRDLFFPASLPTPVLLSHSTCHPLSTQDSQAKVVYEPLSKLPRPQTSGFHDQPQHRRGASHSAAAMAFLPHTEEREEPAEGLLYRQQESHLCQQMKLATVSQQGQESTAGWFQEETATCSTQLCPDQQQYASNDQSKLPDPSRIRSRVPPNMPKLFIPSTVTKFPPEITVTPPTPTLLSPKGSISEETKQRLKNVILSSQSAATVKKDTLSQPALEVQETSSQESSLESESDEEDDYMDI; from the exons ATG ATTCGCATTGCAGCACTAAATGCTGCTTCGACAGCTGCAGATGAGTCTCAAGACCCCCTGAGAAACAGCAAGAGTCAGACAAAAGAGGCTCAA GAAGCAGAGGCATTCGCTTTATATCACAAAGCTTTGGATCTGCAAAAACATGATAAATTTGAGGAGTCTGCCAAGGCCTACCATGAGCTTCTCAAAACTCCGCTGCTCAAAGAG GCCATGCCCTCGGATGATCAGAGAGTGGGCCTCAAGCACCCCGGACTGATGCTAAAATATTCAACTTTTAAAAATCTGGCTAGTATGGCTGCATCACGGGATGACTTAGAGACCGCTATTGAGTTTTATTTAGAG GCTGTTATGTTGGATTCCACTGATGTGAACATGTGGTACAAAATTGGCCAGGTGGCTGTGCGACTGGTGCGCATTCCTCTGGCTCGTCATGCATTTGAGGAGGGATTGCACTGTAACCCTGACCACTGGCCCTGCCTGGACAACCTCATAACTATCCTCTACACACTCAGTGACTATACCT GCTGTTTGTACTTCATTTCCAAAGCCCTAGAGAAGGACCATTGTTACACCAAAGGCCTGGTGTTGAAGGAAAAAATCTTTGAGGAGCAGCCTTGTCTGAAGAGGGATACAATGCAGATGTTCATGAAATG cgaTATGTCAATTCACTATGTGGAAGTAGAAGAAGAGGAACGCAAATCCATTGTGGAAGAGGGCCTAGAGATACGGAGGCGCAGGCAGGCTCTCTCTCTTAGTGAACCAAAACCTGACCTGGTCCTGATTCAGCCCATCCGCTCCCTCTC ATGGAAACATCTGGGTGAAAGTCTTCTTGCAATGTACAGACATCAGACCACGTGTGAGCCACCACGCCCGAGTCTTGGCCGCAGAATTGACTTGTCAGAGTACCGTGACCCAAACGTCCTCCAAAACCTCCCCCAGCCGAGCAGCCCTGTCAGTATGGGCCAGACCACAGTGCTGAGCAGCAGCCCCAGTTCATCCCTTCCTCCTGTGGTCTTCACTGAGCCAGCGGTGGTGCTCCAGCCTGGCACTCAACCTCAAACTATCACCAGTCAGACCACGGTAGAAGTCAACACCTCTGCGCCACCTCTTG TTACAGCAATGGAAGTGTCACTCACAGATAAGGTGAAGAAGGCTCCAAAAAGGAAACGCGTGGTAGAAGATAGCGGGGAAACGGCAAAGCGACGCTCGGCGCGTGTTCGAAACACTAAATGCAAAAAGGAAGAGAAGATTGATTTTCAGGAACTGCTTTTTAAATACCTACCTTCCAG ACTAAAGAAATTTGATCCTGATAACGATGATGAGAGTCTTAGTAATCTCGAGACACAGTGTGATGGGAAGGACAACATACAGACTCTGCATGGGAGTTGCTTGCCTGTTGACTCAGTTGAATACATGAAGTCTG AACAACAAGATGTCCACAACTTTCTGCTTGATAATATGACCAATGGTGGTATACTGGACCTGATGATGCAATATCTGAAAGCAGTAGGTCAGAAGTTCATGGAGGAGTGGCCTCGAGGTTTGACTGCTGTGGTGCTGGAGGTCTATCAGACCTGGAGGAAGCACAGTAGCGGTCTTCCTAATCCTCTGCTTCGGGATTGCAGCAACCAGCACATCCGG GGAATGCTGACAATGAGCTTGGCCTGTATGGAACTGCAGTTGGAGCAGTGGTTACACAGCAAAGGGAAGACTG CTACTCCAAGAAGAAGTGGCAGCTGTCCTGGAAACAATACAACTGACTCAGAATTTCCTGGGCAACACTTCCAGGGTGATTTATTACTCCTAGCTCTGGGTGCATCCCAAAGAGATCTGTATGAGGATGACTGGCTGGATGTCATGGTACGAGTTTATTGGCTAAAGGCACGATTCCAGGCCCTGCAG GGGGACATGGAATTGGCCCTTGAGAGCTATGATGTCTGTATAGGGCTTTTGCAGAACAAACCAAAGAGCCCAGATGGGAAACACTACACAATCAACCTGCCTAACCTACGTGTAGATGCAGCAATCTCTGTAGAGGAG ATTGACAAAAGGCTGAAGAGTCTGGAGCGTTGTCAGTCTTTGGAAGAGATCCAGCGTCTCTTTGAGGCATCAGACTTCGAGTCTGTGGTGCGTCTGCTGCAGCCCACTCTTAATTATGGGAGCAGGAGCAAACCTCTGGAGTTTGTGAGCTCCACGCCTGAGCGTCCCGCACAGTTGACGCTACTGCAG AATTCTCTGTTGAAGCTGCAGGACTACCAGCAGTGTTTGGAGTGCAGCGAGCTGGCTTTGAATGAAGCCCTCCAGCAGCTCAACTCTGCTCCCAGCAGCTCTCCACCTAGCAAGGAGGAGTGGGTTAGCACCATTGTGAAGTTGCTAGATGGCATTGAGGTCTGCTTCAATAAAGAGTCTGAGCTGCTGAGCAATGTCCCCCACTTCTCTAGTATGGCTCGACTGGCAAACAACTTAATTCAG CTGATTGATCTTAGCATGACCATATCTGATGATCCCAAGGAGCCGTTTTTCTTCTCGGTCCTGCCTTGGATTATCCTGTATCGCGTTATCAAGCACGAAGAGGCTGCTTTTCACTGTATGCTTCGACAGCATATGTCTGTAGGGGATGATGAAG ATGACTCAGACACTCCCATGCTGCCCTCCTCCCTGATGCTTCTGAACACAGCCCATGAGTATCTTGGCCGTCGTTCCTTGTGCTGCAACTCCGATGGAGCGCTTCTCAAATTTTTT GTTCGAGTtttggaaaaagagtttgcaaCCTCTACCAACAATGACTCTCATCCCTACAAGGAGGAGTTGGAAATGGCCTTGGAACAGtgctttttctgtttatatGCCTACCCCAGTAAAAAGAGCAAGGCCCGCTACCTTGAGGATCATTCATCTCCACAG GTTGAGCTTCTGTGGAGTGATGCCCCCTTCATGTTCCAGTATTTCAAACCAAAGTCGCTGCCTGAGTTTGACAGCTATAAGACAAGCACAGTGTCTGCAGAATTGGCCAATTTGCTGAGGAGGTTTGCAAGCATCGCCCCCCCAAGTGACACTCCCGTCCTCACAATGGATGAAGTGGCAGGCTACATCGAGGGCATGACAGAAAAG GCCCCATGCCTTCCTGAGGGCAGTGCTCCTGCACCTCCAATCATCAATGAGATGTACTACCTGCTGGCTGATTATCATTTTAAGAACAAGGAGCAGTCCAAAGCCATCAAGTTCTACATGCATGACATATGTGTTTGTCCTAACAG GTTTGACTCCTGGGCAGGTATGGCTTTAGCGAGGGCCAGCCGTATCCAAGACAAGCTCAACTCTAACGAGCTGAAAAGCGACGTTCCCATATGGAAGCACTCCCAGGCAGTGCTTGACTGCTTTAAGAGGGCCCTGGAGATCGATAGCTCCAATCTGTCTCTGTGGATCGAGTATGGTACCATATCATATGCGCTGCATTCATTTGCTTCACGGCAGCTCAAACAGTGGCGCAGTGAGCTTCCTCCTGAGATGGTTAAACAG aTGGAAGAAAGGAGAGACTCCATGTTGGAGACagcatttcagtgttttcagggCGCTTCCCGTTGTGAGGGTGACAGTGATGAAGAGGAGTGGCTGATTCACTACATGCTGGGGAAGATAGCAGAGAAACGGAGACAGCCTCCGGTCGGATATCTGCAGCTTTATAAAAAG GCAGCACACTATCTGCATGAAGAAGCTGCCAGGTACCCTCGGAAAATCCATTACCATAATCCTCCTGACCTGGCCATGGAAGCCCTGGAG TTGCATTTCCGTTTGGGTGCTACCATCCTAAAACTACTAGAAGCTAAAGAGCCAGATCTGGACCACGAGCTCTTGTTTAACTTGCTGGTTGAGGCAGCTACAGGGCCATTTGCAAGGGGAGAAGAGAAGAGTATGCCAAGCATGCCAAGGGCCCATGAGAA GGAGAAACAGCCCTCTATGATGGATGAAGACTTTaactgttcctcagtctgtatAGGGAATGTCCTTAGCTCATCCCTTCCATCACTTGCCACCCCAGGTCTGACATCACCTCCTTATGTGGCCACGCCGTTTGACCACGATTACGCCAAACGCAAAACACTCCGAaggcagcagtggcagcagcaaCGGCATGAGGAGCAGCAGGCTGATG CCTCACCAGAGTTTGACCATGATTACTGCCTGCCCAGGTCTTCAATATGGCTGGCTTCCCTGAATG AACGCAGTCAGGACAGTGAGGTTGTCTTACTTTCTGACTCCAACTCCACTCAGGATGCCTTCACAGATCCCGCCAGCTCACAAGACAGCAGCCACAAACTTGCCTCTGGGAAAGCCAGCTCATTGTCATCGGAAAGCACAACCCCGGTGAAGGATGGCCAGCCCGCATCTGAAGACACAG CCTCACGTGGCGAGCATCCCGGCATTCAGACAGAAGAGAAAGTTATCCAGGAAGAAATAGAaggagtggtggtggtggtgtctgAGGCTGCAGCCCCCAAGGTCTCTTTGGACCCCTGTCCTAATCCGATACCTGTGCCAGCTACGCCTCCAAAGCCAACATCTTCTCAGCAGGCTACTCCTCAGACCCCGGTCAGCGAGGGTAAAAGGAAGCCCGAGCCCCCCGCTGAGGTGATAGAAGTGCCCAAAGCCCTGCCTTCAGATCGTGGTGATCAGAAACGAATGCTGGTGGAGATGTGTGTCCGtgctctgtttctctgtcttgGCCGTTTCCCTCAGCACTACAAGAGTCTCTACCGCCTGGCCTTCTTCTATGCAAACAGCAAGACCCATCAG AACCTACAGTGGGCCAGAGATGTGTTGCTAGGAAGCAGTGTCCCATGGCAACAGCTGAAGCACATGCCGGCACAAGGACTTTTCTGTGaaagaaacaagacaaaccTGTTCAAT GGCATCTGGCGTATTCCAGTAGATGAGATTGATCGCCCAGGAAGTTTTGCATCTCATATGAACCGATCCATTGTCCTCTTGCTGGAGGTGCTGTCTCAGCTTAAGGATCACGATACTCTGCTGAAAGTCTCTTTCATGCTGCAGAGAACCCCTGACCAGGGAAA GAAGTATTTACGGGATGTTGATCGCCAGGTTTTGGCCAAGAGAGCATTTTTCCTAACTGTAAAAGTCCTGGAGGACAACCTGAACAGTCTCACTGGG GTGTCTGAGCAGCTTCAGAAAGCGCCTGTGGCCTCCATGGGGGAGATGACCACAACAGACACATCCAACAAGCCCAGTTCAGATGACAGCAAACATGCGGTGCCTAAGAAACCTGGACTCACAGAGGGCACCTGTGCTACTGATACAGGTCCAAGGGAAGCCTCCCAGGCACAACTCACCCCAGCACCACCAATATCAATAGATAAAGGGAGTAAGATTCAGGAGGGCTACTCTGGGAAGGCAGAGACTGCTGGGAATGAGGGGCATAAAGCAGTGCCAGAGGAACCCATGGAGCTGGACACTGGCCACTGGAGGAAACCCTCTAACACCACAGATTCTCAGGGCACCCAAACAGAAGCTGAGACCTCAGTGAGTGGCGTTGAGCCTAAGCAGAAAGTGACTGACATCACCCGGACACCAGAGCTATCTCTGGAGGAGCTAAGCATCAGTtccagacagcagcagctgcaagcCTCAGCACCCAAATTGACTGTGGCAGCAGGCGGGACTGATCAGGGGTTACTACGAAAGCcaaacaggaaaaggaaactTCTAGAGGATGTTGAGTCTGGAAAAACCCTTCTGCTTGATGCATACAGAGTGTGGCAGCAAGGCCAGAAAGTCATGACCTATGACCTGGGACGCGTTGAAAAGATCATGTCAGAGACTTACATGCTTATAAAACAG GTTGATGAGGATGTAGCTCTGGACCAAGCTGTGAAGTTCTGTCAGATACAGTTGGCCACTTCTGCCCAAAGACAG CAGGCTGCAAGCGATGCCCCGACCACACCTAAGTACACCAAGGAGCACCGAGACCTCTTCTTCCCCGCTTCCCTGCCGACCCCCGTCCTGCTCAGCCACTCCACCTGCCACCCTCTGTCCACCCAGGACAGCCAAGCCAAGGTGGTGTACGAGCCCCTGAGCAAGTTGCCCAGACCTCAGACCTCAGGCTTCCACGATCAGCCACAGCACAGGAGAGGAGCCAGCCACTCTGCTGCAGCCATGGCCTTCCTGCCACATACAG AGGAGCGGGAGGAGCCTGCAGAGGGACTTCTGTATCGACAGCAGGAGTCGCACCTTTGTCAGCAGATGAAACTTGCCACTGTATCCCAGCAGGGGCAGGAATCAACAGCAGGCTGGTTTCAGGAGGAAACTGCCACATGTAGCACCCAACTTTGCCCAG ACCAGCAGCAGTATGCCAGCAATGACCAGTCGAAGCTTCCAGACCCCAGCCGAATCCGCTCCCGAGTCCCACCCAACATGCCAAAGCTTTTCATCCCTTCCACCGTTACCAAGTTCCCGCCAGAAATCACAGTAACGCCTCCGACCCCCACGCTTCTCTCCCCCAAAGGCAGCATCTCAGAGGAAACCAAACAAAGACTTAAG AACGTCATCCTGTCGTCCCAGTCTGCAGCCACAGTCAAAAAGGACACTCTGAGCCAGCCGGCGCTGGAGGTGCAGGAGACATCCAGCCAGGAGTCGTCTCTGGAGAGCGAGTCGGACGAGGAGGATGATTACATGGACATCTGA